The following are encoded together in the Phaseolus vulgaris cultivar G19833 chromosome 9, P. vulgaris v2.0, whole genome shotgun sequence genome:
- the LOC137822606 gene encoding chalcone synthase-like, whose product MAHLEEIREKQRARGPATILAIGTATPSNCIYQSDFTDYYFRVTKSDHMTQLKAKLKRICEKSMIEKRYIHLTEEMLKENPNIGAYEEPSLDVRQDILVEEVPKLGEKAASKALKEWGRPRSDITHLIFCSTSGVDMPGADYQLLRLLGLKPSTKRFMLYHQGCYAGGTVLRLAKDLAENNVGARILVVCSEITVVTFRGPCETHLDSLVGQALFGDGASSVIVGSDPDTSIERPLFHLVSASETILPNSEGAIEGHLREVGLTFHLKDNVPQLIGENIEKSLEEAFHPLGISDWNSLFWVAHPGGPAILKQIEATLGLNPDKLRATKQVLKEYGNMSSACVLFILDEMRSWSLEKGKSSTGEGLKWGVLYGFGPGLTMETIVLHSAAVDPNN is encoded by the exons ATGGCACATTTGGAGGAAATCCGAGAGAAACAAAGAGCTCGTGGCCCAGCCACCATTCTGGCCATTGGCACTGCAACTCCATCCAACTGCATTTACCAATCTGACTTCACCGATTACTACTTTCGAGTCACCAAGAGCGATCACATGACTCAACTCAAGGCCAAGTTAAAGCGCATAT GTGAGAAGTCGATGATAGAGAAACGCTACATACATCTCACTGAAGAAATGCTGAAAGAAAACCCCAACATAGGTGCTTACGAGGAACCATCCTTGGATGTACGCCAAGACATATTAGTTGAGGAGGTTCCTAAGCTTGGTGAGAAGGCAGCATCCAAAGCCTTAAAGGAATGGGGCAGACCAAGATCAGATATTACTCATCTCATATTTTGCTCCACCTCGGGTGTAGACATGCCTGGTGCTGATTACCAACTTCTGAGGCTCTTGGGCCTTAAACCATCCACCAAAAGGTTCATGTTATACCATCAAGGTTGTTATGCTGGTGGCACCGTTCTTCGTCTCGCTAAAGACCTTGCTGAGAATAATGTTGGAGCACGTATTCTCGTGGTGTGTTCTGAGATCACAGTTGTCACCTTTCGTGGACCCTGTGAAACACACTTGGACTCGTTGGTGGGACAAGCCCTCTTTGGAGATGGAGCTTCATCCGTGATTGTTGGATCTGATCCTGACACATCCATCGAACGACCACTGTTTCACCTTGTGTCAGCATCTGAGACAATTCTACCCAACTCTGAGGGGGCAATTGAAGGACACTTGCGTGAGGTGGGGCTAACCTTTCATCTTAAGGATAACGTTCCTCAGTTGATTGGAGAGAACATAGAGAAAAGCCTCGAAGAAGCCTTCCACCCACTTGGGATCAGTGACTGGAACTCCTTGTTTTGGGTTGCCCACCCTGGTGGCCCTGCAATCTTGAAGCAGATAGAAGCAACGCTTGGGTTGAACCCTGATAAATTGAGAGCAACCAAACAAGTTCTGAAAGAGTATGGGAACATGTCTAGTGCATGTGTGCTGTTCATACTGGATGAGATGAGAAGTTGGTCCTTGGAGAAAGGGAAATCCAGTACTGGTGAAGGACTAAAGTGGGGTGTTTTATATGGGTTTGGCCCTGGCTTGACCATGGAGACCATTGTTTTACACAGCGCCGCCGTAGACCCAAACAACTAG